In the Methanomassiliicoccales archaeon genome, one interval contains:
- a CDS encoding TraB/GumN family protein: MIVLVGVGHVFDIAAQVRKIILHERPAAVCVELDPYRFESLRNPEATRAVPITYRILAEVQKRMAKEFGGEVGGEMIAAIEAAKDIGASVEFIDEDATMVFQKLWREMPVKEKITLMFSAITGIFVAKGRIEKELEKFQESEEEYFNYLARELPTLKKILIDDRDRIMAERIERADARYGSVVAVIGEGHINGIKKHLGRVDIKVFRLSDLRDWSSKGSRLLTESNAEATVQFVSSEYNL, from the coding sequence ATGATTGTACTAGTCGGCGTTGGGCACGTATTCGATATTGCCGCACAGGTCCGAAAGATCATTCTTCATGAAAGACCAGCAGCAGTCTGTGTGGAATTAGACCCATATAGATTTGAATCACTTCGAAATCCCGAGGCGACTCGCGCAGTCCCGATAACATACCGAATTCTCGCAGAGGTTCAGAAGCGAATGGCCAAGGAATTCGGTGGAGAGGTTGGTGGTGAGATGATCGCCGCCATCGAGGCGGCCAAAGACATCGGTGCAAGTGTAGAATTCATAGATGAGGATGCCACGATGGTGTTCCAGAAGCTTTGGCGGGAGATGCCGGTAAAAGAGAAAATCACCCTTATGTTTTCGGCAATAACAGGGATTTTTGTCGCGAAGGGTAGAATTGAGAAAGAACTCGAGAAATTCCAAGAGAGCGAAGAAGAATACTTCAATTACCTTGCAAGGGAACTGCCAACGCTGAAAAAAATTCTGATCGATGACCGTGACAGGATTATGGCGGAAAGGATCGAGAGGGCTGATGCTCGATATGGAAGTGTAGTTGCAGTCATTGGAGAGGGGCATATTAATGGCATCAAAAAACACCTCGGTCGGGTCGACATCAAGGTATTTAGACTTAGCGATCTACGTGATTGGTCATCAAAAGGTAGTAGGTTATTGACCGAAAGCAATGCCGAAGCGACGGTTCAATTTGTATCTTCTGAGTACAATCTCTAA
- a CDS encoding 30S ribosomal protein S17e, translated as MGKIRPTYIKRVALELVKKYPKAFNDDFEHNKELVEKLTDVYSPTIRNRVAGYVTRYWQQIAK; from the coding sequence ATGGGAAAAATAAGACCTACATATATCAAGAGGGTAGCGCTGGAGCTTGTGAAGAAGTATCCAAAAGCATTCAATGACGATTTCGAGCACAACAAAGAGCTCGTTGAAAAGCTCACCGATGTTTACTCTCCGACTATTCGCAATAGGGTCGCAGGGTACGTGACTCGCTACTGGCAACAAATTGCAAAGTGA
- a CDS encoding protein-L-isoaspartate O-methyltransferase — MDYESDRKRMVQILVDKGYLTKPEVITAMMKVPRHLFVPEDIRRSAYYDTPLSIGEGQTISAPHMVAIMLEILDIQSGMRILEVGAGSGYHAALMGELVRPNGHIYTIERIESLAEKARKNLALAGYEDVVTVILGDGSEGLEQYAPYDRICVTAAAPSVPEPLKRQLSDGGRLLVPVGGHWYQDLILVVRKGDDFLQQNLGGCVFVPLIGKYGYSE, encoded by the coding sequence ATGGATTATGAATCTGATAGAAAGAGGATGGTACAGATCCTAGTCGATAAGGGCTATCTCACGAAGCCTGAGGTCATCACGGCCATGATGAAAGTTCCACGTCATCTTTTCGTTCCTGAAGACATTAGACGTAGCGCTTATTACGATACCCCTTTATCAATTGGTGAAGGCCAGACTATATCTGCACCTCACATGGTCGCAATTATGCTTGAGATCCTCGATATCCAATCGGGCATGAGAATTCTAGAGGTCGGCGCTGGATCTGGATACCATGCAGCCCTTATGGGAGAACTTGTAAGACCTAATGGCCATATTTATACAATTGAAAGAATTGAGTCGCTGGCCGAAAAAGCGAGGAAGAATTTGGCACTGGCAGGATATGAAGATGTTGTTACCGTTATACTTGGCGATGGATCTGAGGGTCTCGAGCAATATGCCCCGTACGATAGGATCTGTGTCACGGCAGCCGCCCCCTCCGTTCCAGAACCGCTGAAAAGGCAACTCTCTGATGGAGGCAGATTGCTAGTACCGGTAGGAGGTCATTGGTATCAGGATCTAATTCTTGTGGTAAGAAAAGGAGACGACTTCCTCCAGCAGAATCTTGGTGGCTGCGTATTTGTTCCGCTGATTGGAAAGTATGGCTACAGCGAATAA
- a CDS encoding NAD-binding protein, producing the protein MKRRRLLYSLYGLIAVLFIGTIGFTFYEPTVHNPAEALYFTLVTMTTVGYGDLVPTTGPSRIIASIVMVGGIGAGIVALQSLFDTVISKGIREELGLPERRTKMKNHFIVCGYGHVGKQIADQLGARGEEYIVIEKNKEKVSSLVEEGIPVIEGDAIYEEVLTRANIQEARALLATMSDMTNVMVVLTAKMLNPNLHVVAEVEDTRNTLKLRRAGADEVVHCHELGARIMVSKARRIELDPVCGAEIDPTKVSRVAQYGGKNFYFCSEECAEAFKKNPERFIELQKTLDMTCQVKLGLD; encoded by the coding sequence CTGAAACGCCGTCGACTGCTTTATTCCCTCTATGGGCTTATTGCAGTCTTATTCATTGGTACAATTGGTTTTACTTTTTACGAGCCAACTGTTCATAATCCTGCGGAGGCGCTCTATTTTACCTTAGTGACCATGACGACGGTCGGATATGGGGACCTTGTTCCAACGACTGGCCCGAGTAGAATAATTGCCTCAATTGTTATGGTGGGAGGAATTGGAGCGGGTATTGTTGCCCTTCAATCTTTATTCGATACAGTTATAAGTAAAGGTATCAGAGAGGAGCTTGGTTTGCCAGAGAGGCGAACGAAAATGAAAAATCACTTCATTGTGTGTGGATATGGTCACGTTGGTAAGCAAATTGCAGATCAGCTTGGTGCAAGGGGTGAAGAATACATAGTGATTGAAAAGAACAAGGAAAAAGTGTCTTCTCTAGTTGAAGAAGGAATACCAGTTATCGAGGGCGATGCAATTTATGAAGAGGTTTTAACTAGGGCAAATATCCAGGAAGCTAGGGCACTTCTAGCAACAATGTCTGATATGACTAATGTAATGGTTGTCCTGACCGCTAAGATGCTCAATCCAAATCTGCATGTGGTAGCGGAAGTTGAGGACACTCGAAACACCTTGAAGTTAAGGAGAGCAGGTGCGGATGAAGTTGTGCATTGTCATGAATTGGGGGCTCGGATCATGGTAAGTAAAGCGAGACGTATCGAACTAGATCCAGTCTGTGGAGCGGAGATTGATCCAACAAAGGTGTCTAGAGTGGCACAATATGGAGGGAAGAATTTTTACTTCTGTAGCGAAGAATGTGCTGAGGCATTCAAGAAGAATCCCGAAAGATTTATTGAACTACAGAAGACACTGGATATGACATGTCAAGTTAAACTTGGCCTTGACTAA
- a CDS encoding HVO_0476 family zinc finger protein, translating to MPSTIYIECPNCGANTLHEVLSGRIGGKRESLEATVQCRKCGTIHNTSYVEMKPVKVPIIISNLGKSRKEEIELGPDELIAIGDELLIGDSQVIVTSIESHERRMKEAVAREIDTIWAKKFDRVRVKISINKGSRTIPAELEVPPDEEFFVGDIFRVGKFDVVVHSIKTRNKLMHEGSCQAQDVVRIYAKIVRTTNA from the coding sequence ATGCCTAGTACCATCTATATAGAATGTCCGAATTGCGGAGCAAATACTTTGCACGAAGTGTTAAGCGGAAGAATTGGTGGGAAGAGAGAAAGCCTTGAGGCAACGGTCCAGTGCAGGAAATGTGGGACCATTCACAACACATCATATGTGGAAATGAAACCGGTCAAAGTTCCAATTATCATCAGCAACCTAGGAAAATCAAGAAAAGAGGAAATCGAACTTGGTCCTGATGAACTCATCGCGATCGGCGATGAATTGTTGATAGGGGATTCCCAGGTGATTGTAACTTCGATTGAGAGCCACGAGAGGCGAATGAAGGAGGCAGTTGCAAGAGAAATTGACACAATTTGGGCGAAGAAGTTCGACAGAGTAAGGGTGAAGATTTCCATTAACAAGGGTAGCCGAACAATACCTGCTGAGTTAGAAGTCCCGCCCGATGAGGAATTTTTCGTCGGGGACATCTTTAGAGTTGGAAAATTCGATGTTGTGGTGCATAGCATCAAAACAAGGAACAAACTGATGCATGAGGGTAGCTGCCAAGCCCAAGATGTTGTCAGGATTTATGCGAAAATTGTCAGGACAACGAATGCCTGA
- a CDS encoding HAD-IB family phosphatase: MNPRKVFDIVAFDMDGVLVDYPSSWTWIHKHFGVENETALQAYLRDEIDDLEFMKRDIALWKDRIERLSIDELRDILSQIPLSRGIMETVMTLKERGIKTVIVSGGLDIVAERLKNEFGFDDYIANGVKCDENGFLTGEGILRVKLKNKNHALESILEKFAVSRRRAVCIGNSSVDVSMFRGCGLSIAFNPVDDVVARNAHLTIVSKDLRSILPYIIDVHYSL; this comes from the coding sequence ATGAATCCTAGAAAAGTATTCGACATCGTGGCTTTCGACATGGACGGAGTGCTCGTAGATTACCCAAGCTCATGGACGTGGATCCACAAGCATTTCGGAGTTGAGAACGAAACCGCGCTTCAAGCCTATCTAAGAGATGAGATCGATGATCTTGAATTCATGAAGAGAGATATCGCGTTATGGAAAGATCGCATAGAAAGGCTGAGCATCGATGAGCTCCGAGACATCCTATCCCAAATTCCGCTATCTCGCGGCATTATGGAAACTGTGATGACACTTAAAGAGAGAGGTATCAAAACTGTCATCGTTAGCGGTGGCTTGGACATTGTCGCAGAAAGACTCAAGAATGAGTTTGGGTTCGACGACTATATTGCCAATGGAGTGAAATGCGATGAAAATGGTTTTCTTACTGGGGAGGGAATTTTGAGGGTAAAGCTAAAAAACAAGAACCACGCACTTGAGTCGATTCTCGAGAAATTTGCGGTGAGTAGGAGAAGAGCTGTTTGTATTGGTAATAGTTCTGTCGATGTGTCAATGTTTAGGGGGTGCGGTCTCTCGATTGCTTTCAATCCTGTTGATGATGTTGTTGCCAGGAATGCTCACCTCACCATCGTATCGAAGGATCTCCGTTCTATTTTACCTTATATCATCGATGTTCATTATTCGCTGTAG
- the rqcH gene encoding ribosome rescue protein RqcH yields MKEELSTFDILALVVELQSVKGGYIDKIFHWDNNNFLFRFNVPGTGKKEIVLSEVRWIYLAGERPELPDTPTQLAMMMRRHLSGGRVTSIFQRDFDRIIVIEIQKEKKYRLIFELFRDGNLIIADEEKILIALYSRRWKHREIRPGIDYKFPPERFNPLEADFDKFVKLMVASKSDAVRTLATMINLGGQYAEEVCTRAGIDKSAKPSSMNEDELKRIYGQMRELIDAVRLQPDPVVIYDGEAPVDVTPIRLLIYSNLKTERHESFSLALDRFLKTKKDISSPAIDGEFQRLERQLDQQRQSVLELEKKANEFIQKAEMLYMNYQYVNNVLSLLKEKSSKMKWDEISTFARSLPNVKSIDPATHTIEINVDEIAVKLDYLKTLEENANYMYQEAKKMRDKIEGAKVALAETEKLIAERKSKTGELAAEKKKRKTKDFWFERYKWFFTSEGKLVIAGRDARTNEQLVKKHMTPADRYVHADIHGAPSVVIKEGAHATDDEMREAGIFAVSHSKAWKAGVGEGSAYWVLPDQVSKTPEAGEFVPRGAFIIRGKRNYMQHLPVELAVGEIIYEGERKVMCAPRTAMEKQAERFVVIAPGSISRDRFSAAMSDILEVPEEEVSRILPPGNISIVERKNLEIDI; encoded by the coding sequence ATGAAAGAGGAATTAAGCACCTTTGACATCCTGGCCTTAGTCGTCGAGCTGCAGTCAGTTAAGGGAGGTTATATCGATAAAATATTTCACTGGGATAATAACAACTTTCTATTTCGGTTCAACGTTCCGGGGACAGGTAAAAAGGAAATAGTTTTATCAGAAGTTCGCTGGATTTATCTTGCAGGCGAAAGGCCAGAGCTTCCAGATACACCTACTCAGCTCGCTATGATGATGAGAAGACACCTCTCTGGTGGCCGGGTAACTTCTATATTCCAGAGAGACTTCGATCGTATCATTGTCATTGAAATTCAAAAAGAGAAAAAATATAGACTGATCTTCGAGCTCTTCAGGGATGGTAATCTCATAATCGCGGACGAGGAAAAGATCCTCATCGCTTTATACTCGAGAAGATGGAAGCACCGCGAGATTAGGCCCGGTATCGATTATAAGTTTCCGCCTGAGAGATTCAATCCATTAGAGGCCGACTTTGATAAGTTTGTTAAGCTGATGGTGGCATCCAAATCCGATGCCGTAAGGACGCTAGCTACAATGATAAACCTTGGAGGCCAGTATGCAGAAGAGGTTTGCACCCGAGCCGGTATCGATAAGAGCGCCAAGCCTTCCTCGATGAATGAAGATGAATTGAAAAGGATTTACGGCCAAATGCGAGAATTGATCGACGCTGTCCGACTTCAGCCCGACCCCGTGGTTATTTATGACGGAGAAGCACCAGTAGATGTTACCCCGATAAGATTGCTGATTTATTCAAACCTCAAAACTGAAAGACATGAATCGTTTTCTCTAGCGCTCGATCGATTCCTCAAGACAAAAAAAGACATTTCTTCTCCAGCGATTGATGGAGAATTCCAAAGACTTGAGAGACAATTGGATCAGCAGCGCCAGTCGGTCTTGGAATTGGAAAAAAAGGCGAATGAATTTATTCAGAAAGCGGAAATGCTTTACATGAATTATCAATACGTAAATAATGTCCTTTCGTTGCTCAAGGAAAAGTCTTCTAAAATGAAATGGGATGAGATTTCTACATTTGCCAGATCTTTGCCGAACGTAAAGTCAATTGATCCTGCGACCCACACCATCGAAATAAACGTTGATGAAATAGCTGTCAAGTTGGATTATCTCAAGACGCTGGAGGAAAACGCAAATTATATGTATCAAGAAGCGAAAAAAATGAGAGACAAGATCGAAGGCGCGAAAGTGGCTTTGGCAGAGACAGAAAAACTTATTGCTGAGCGCAAGTCAAAAACAGGCGAATTGGCAGCGGAAAAAAAGAAAAGAAAAACTAAAGATTTCTGGTTTGAAAGATACAAGTGGTTCTTTACTTCCGAGGGAAAATTAGTGATTGCTGGCAGGGACGCGAGGACAAATGAGCAACTGGTGAAGAAACACATGACGCCAGCAGATAGGTATGTCCATGCTGACATTCACGGAGCGCCCAGTGTTGTAATTAAAGAGGGAGCGCATGCGACTGATGATGAAATGAGAGAAGCGGGCATTTTTGCCGTTTCACATTCCAAAGCGTGGAAAGCAGGAGTTGGCGAGGGTAGTGCATATTGGGTATTGCCAGATCAAGTATCGAAAACTCCCGAAGCTGGCGAATTTGTTCCCAGGGGCGCTTTCATTATCCGGGGCAAGAGAAACTACATGCAACATCTTCCAGTTGAACTCGCTGTTGGCGAAATCATATACGAAGGCGAAAGAAAAGTCATGTGTGCGCCCCGCACAGCCATGGAGAAGCAAGCGGAAAGATTCGTCGTCATAGCACCTGGGAGCATAAGCAGGGATCGCTTTTCCGCAGCGATGTCGGACATTTTAGAAGTGCCAGAAGAAGAAGTCTCAAGAATACTCCCCCCTGGCAACATCTCGATTGTTGAGAGAAAAAATTTGGAAATTGATATATGA
- a CDS encoding MBL fold metallo-hydrolase, whose translation MSDITVTVLAEGAIRKECGCILEAHSTSTLIEDGNFKIVVDTSSREYREKILARLKELGIRCDEIDVVVITHLHHDHCSNNDLFVNAQFIAHVAENPPSHYRVIDENHKLSPSVEIVHTPGHTPGSASVFVNASSKTAITGDALPTRDNYIRWIPPGINYDYSLSLHSMKRIVEFANVVVPGHDRPFPIDR comes from the coding sequence ATGAGTGATATCACGGTCACCGTTCTCGCCGAAGGCGCGATCAGAAAAGAATGTGGATGTATATTGGAAGCCCACTCGACTTCCACTCTTATCGAAGACGGCAATTTCAAGATCGTCGTTGATACAAGCAGCCGCGAATATCGTGAGAAGATTCTCGCAAGATTGAAAGAACTTGGCATCAGATGTGACGAGATTGATGTAGTTGTCATCACACACCTGCATCACGATCACTGCTCAAACAACGATCTCTTTGTGAACGCCCAATTCATAGCGCATGTTGCCGAAAACCCACCGTCGCATTACAGGGTAATTGATGAAAACCATAAACTCTCGCCATCTGTAGAAATCGTGCATACCCCAGGACATACCCCGGGTAGTGCCAGCGTATTTGTCAATGCATCTTCGAAGACTGCAATTACGGGCGATGCATTGCCTACAAGGGATAATTATATCAGATGGATTCCGCCGGGTATAAACTATGATTATTCTCTATCCCTGCACAGCATGAAGCGCATTGTAGAATTTGCAAATGTAGTCGTACCTGGTCACGATCGACCATTTCCTATCGACCGATAA
- a CDS encoding ABC transporter permease, translating into MAMIENMRTIKWAAWLGWEMESNWTNPIVFIIYSIIRPIMATLILVFMYLIVLKSTSAEPALFSYMFIGNAFYMYVAQVLMGITWVIHEDREHYQTLRHIYIAPVNFKAYLIGRGVTKIVTTTVAILITLAFGILVLGLPISFHEINWPMLLLAIFVGLLCICTIGIALAGISLITARHGAGINEGVAGVFYLFCGVIFPLTVLPSWGQSVALAIPLTYWLEILRRSLVPETAMISGLSGFSELEILILLFVSFLFFLSLSNLIFRYADYVARKKGRIDMTTTY; encoded by the coding sequence ATGGCAATGATTGAAAATATGAGGACGATTAAATGGGCTGCTTGGCTAGGATGGGAAATGGAATCCAATTGGACAAATCCGATTGTTTTCATTATTTACTCTATCATAAGACCAATAATGGCAACCTTGATCCTGGTCTTCATGTATCTTATCGTTCTCAAGTCAACAAGCGCTGAGCCTGCTCTTTTTTCGTACATGTTCATCGGGAATGCATTTTACATGTATGTTGCGCAAGTTTTAATGGGAATAACTTGGGTGATTCATGAGGATAGGGAGCACTATCAGACGCTGAGGCATATCTACATCGCCCCAGTGAATTTCAAGGCGTATTTGATCGGTCGGGGCGTGACAAAGATCGTTACAACGACCGTGGCTATCCTTATAACTCTGGCCTTTGGGATTTTGGTGCTCGGATTGCCTATAAGTTTTCACGAAATTAATTGGCCCATGCTTCTGCTAGCTATTTTCGTAGGTTTGCTGTGTATCTGCACAATTGGTATCGCACTTGCAGGTATCTCTCTTATAACAGCTAGGCACGGAGCAGGGATAAATGAAGGTGTTGCCGGTGTTTTCTATCTATTTTGTGGGGTCATCTTTCCTTTAACGGTTTTACCTTCGTGGGGGCAGTCTGTCGCACTTGCCATACCTCTTACGTACTGGCTTGAAATTCTGAGGAGATCCCTTGTCCCCGAGACTGCAATGATAAGTGGATTGTCCGGTTTTTCGGAACTGGAAATTCTTATCTTGCTTTTTGTATCCTTCTTATTCTTCTTGTCTTTGTCAAATCTGATTTTTAGATATGCTGATTACGTTGCGCGGAAGAAGGGCAGGATTGATATGACTACGACCTATTGA
- a CDS encoding ABC transporter ATP-binding protein codes for MNNAIECRSLTRKFKKVASEHEIIALDKIDLEVREGELFGLLGPNGAGKTTLIKILATLLLPTSGKAFVLGHDVDKEADEIRRRINMVSGGEVSGYGLLTVKENLWMFSQFYGVPGNIARKRIDKLLDAFSLAEKANAKVRTISTGQRQRMNVARGFVTDPDLIFLDEPTLGLDVNSSRTIREYIRKWVKGQRGKTALITTHYMMEAEELCDRVAIIDRGRILACDTPINLKKQIYKDAVFTVELANVIDFESIKNVNGVRGVSGEVVENHQRVKVVAEDEGVLAEVIQRLAENGARVLSFQKTEPTLEDVFIRLVGRGLE; via the coding sequence ATGAATAATGCTATTGAATGTAGATCTCTTACTCGCAAATTTAAGAAAGTTGCTTCGGAACACGAGATTATAGCACTAGATAAGATTGATCTCGAGGTAAGAGAAGGGGAGCTATTCGGACTGCTTGGTCCGAATGGTGCTGGTAAGACAACGTTGATCAAGATACTTGCGACTCTCTTGCTTCCCACCTCAGGAAAAGCTTTCGTGCTGGGACACGATGTTGATAAAGAAGCCGACGAGATTAGGCGACGAATCAACATGGTATCAGGAGGAGAGGTTTCAGGATATGGGCTATTGACAGTTAAAGAAAACCTGTGGATGTTTTCGCAGTTTTACGGTGTGCCGGGAAATATAGCCAGAAAAAGGATTGATAAACTGCTCGATGCTTTCTCTCTTGCTGAAAAGGCGAATGCAAAGGTGAGGACGATTTCTACTGGCCAGCGACAGAGAATGAATGTTGCGCGGGGCTTCGTAACAGATCCGGATCTAATTTTTCTTGATGAGCCTACTCTGGGGCTCGATGTCAATTCCAGCAGGACGATAAGAGAATATATAAGAAAATGGGTCAAGGGACAACGTGGAAAGACTGCGCTTATTACAACTCATTATATGATGGAAGCTGAGGAGCTATGCGATCGTGTTGCGATCATTGACCGAGGGCGCATCCTCGCTTGCGACACGCCAATCAATCTAAAAAAGCAGATTTACAAAGATGCAGTGTTCACCGTAGAACTAGCGAATGTTATCGATTTTGAATCGATCAAGAACGTCAATGGTGTGAGAGGAGTGAGCGGCGAGGTTGTTGAGAATCACCAAAGGGTAAAAGTGGTTGCGGAGGACGAAGGCGTCCTTGCAGAAGTTATTCAGAGACTTGCGGAAAATGGGGCTCGAGTATTATCCTTTCAAAAAACTGAGCCAACCCTTGAAGATGTTTTTATTAGGCTCGTTGGAAGAGGTTTAGAATGA
- a CDS encoding rhomboid family intramembrane serine protease, whose translation MNYMSLLSIIAIIFFIIFGLTKRSSLTNSLVLGNLIVFFFTILSLERFGFFIVSPVQLELGFRPAYLTNMENLYTLFTQMFVHSTIAHIFFNMLFLFFIGGHLESRIGKPRFLLVYLFSGIVGVLAESLAQWNSAVLIIGASGAISGAMGALIYLYPRDEIPMFLGPLFLPKVPVWLSVGSWFAIQLAMAFVDTGPVAYMAHIGGFLGGALLASILAGTVRKAEESAIGKALHSTQSIESLEELATTEELMRALSIIKKERFDDVRKAWLEYFARKARCTRCGSEMSLQKNKIRCNSCGFEVKIE comes from the coding sequence ATGAATTATATGTCTCTATTATCGATAATCGCCATCATTTTTTTCATTATTTTCGGGCTTACAAAAAGATCCAGTCTGACAAATTCGCTAGTTCTCGGAAACCTTATTGTTTTTTTCTTCACGATCTTATCGTTAGAGAGATTTGGTTTTTTTATCGTGTCTCCTGTGCAGTTGGAGCTCGGATTTAGACCCGCATACTTGACAAATATGGAAAATTTATACACTCTCTTCACTCAGATGTTCGTCCACTCAACTATTGCCCACATTTTCTTTAATATGCTCTTTTTGTTTTTCATCGGAGGGCATCTCGAATCTAGAATAGGAAAGCCTCGTTTTCTTCTTGTTTATCTTTTCTCAGGGATCGTAGGTGTACTTGCTGAATCTCTGGCTCAATGGAATTCGGCCGTGCTTATTATCGGAGCTTCCGGTGCAATCTCTGGAGCAATGGGAGCTCTTATTTATCTATATCCTAGGGACGAGATTCCTATGTTTTTGGGCCCCCTATTCTTACCAAAGGTTCCTGTGTGGCTTTCTGTGGGTTCTTGGTTTGCGATTCAACTCGCGATGGCATTTGTTGACACAGGGCCAGTTGCATACATGGCGCACATCGGCGGATTTCTCGGCGGGGCCTTGCTCGCGTCAATTCTGGCAGGAACTGTTAGGAAAGCAGAGGAATCGGCCATAGGAAAAGCGCTTCATAGCACGCAATCAATTGAGTCGCTGGAAGAATTGGCAACGACGGAAGAGCTAATGCGCGCTCTTTCAATAATAAAAAAAGAGAGATTCGATGACGTGAGAAAGGCATGGCTCGAGTATTTTGCGAGGAAAGCTAGGTGCACAAGATGCGGATCGGAGATGTCGCTTCAAAAGAATAAAATTCGATGCAATTCATGCGGTTTTGAAGTGAAGATCGAATGA
- a CDS encoding ABC transporter permease — MIDWRLNLRAIIGRAYPRIVGSLREPSWLFFDIFLPLLGIAAFVFYYKALGAPSVFIGFVILGGAMTAYWINVLWSMAAQFYWEKEVGNLQLYLAAPMSRMSVLAGMALGGMFSTTLRAISTLALGFVVFNVEIEIISPMKLVAVFFLTLVALYGMGAMFSSLYLLYGRGVWHLSSIFQEPIYLVSGFYFPVRVLGFWVAALASIIPITIGLDAMRQLIFNGQDTMGFLSIDIEIAILCVLTIAFIIGAKIALDFMENLSKREGRLTLRWQ, encoded by the coding sequence ATGATTGATTGGCGTCTGAATCTTCGCGCGATCATTGGAAGAGCCTACCCTAGAATCGTTGGGTCTCTCAGGGAACCGAGTTGGTTGTTCTTCGACATATTTCTGCCACTCCTTGGGATTGCGGCCTTCGTATTCTACTACAAAGCTTTGGGCGCTCCATCAGTGTTCATCGGTTTCGTGATTCTGGGAGGAGCGATGACAGCGTACTGGATCAACGTTTTGTGGAGCATGGCTGCCCAGTTTTATTGGGAGAAGGAAGTGGGAAATCTCCAACTTTATCTTGCTGCGCCAATGTCTCGAATGTCTGTTCTCGCTGGTATGGCACTGGGAGGGATGTTTTCCACAACTCTCCGAGCAATTTCTACTCTGGCTCTCGGATTCGTTGTCTTCAATGTCGAAATAGAAATAATTTCGCCAATGAAACTCGTCGCCGTTTTCTTTCTCACGCTTGTCGCCCTATATGGCATGGGTGCGATGTTCTCGTCTCTATATTTGCTCTACGGCAGAGGGGTGTGGCACCTCTCTAGCATTTTCCAAGAGCCAATTTACTTGGTTTCTGGTTTCTATTTTCCTGTAAGGGTCTTGGGGTTTTGGGTTGCAGCCCTTGCATCAATCATTCCAATTACGATCGGACTCGATGCGATGCGGCAACTAATTTTCAATGGTCAGGATACCATGGGATTTCTTTCGATCGACATTGAAATTGCCATACTTTGTGTGCTAACAATCGCTTTCATCATCGGCGCAAAGATCGCGCTTGACTTCATGGAGAACCTCAGCAAAAGGGAGGGGAGGCTGACACTCCGATGGCAATGA
- the thyX gene encoding FAD-dependent thymidylate synthase: MKVKLLSYTKDAEKLCAAAAQSCYSERPASDLLETMAEATPNKIIPKVVGMGHHSVIEHAYYTFSLEGVSRALTHQLVRHRIASYSQQSQRYVSMKQADYVIPPSIIADTDLNKKFRNLMDEIWKIYSELCDKVDVEDARYVLPNACTTNITVTMNARELFHFFSLRCCNRAQWEIREVADRMLAEVKKVSPVIFENAGPPCVRGPCPEGQFSCGKPRREELKRLK, from the coding sequence ATGAAGGTTAAACTCCTTTCTTACACGAAAGACGCGGAAAAATTGTGCGCAGCGGCTGCCCAATCATGCTATTCAGAGAGACCAGCAAGTGACTTGTTGGAAACAATGGCTGAAGCGACTCCGAACAAGATCATCCCAAAGGTCGTGGGCATGGGCCACCACTCAGTCATTGAACACGCTTATTACACATTCAGCCTTGAGGGCGTGTCGAGGGCGCTAACTCATCAGCTCGTTAGGCATAGAATCGCATCATACTCTCAGCAAAGCCAAAGATATGTTTCTATGAAGCAAGCAGATTACGTGATCCCGCCGAGCATTATTGCAGATACGGATTTGAACAAGAAATTCAGGAATCTCATGGATGAGATATGGAAGATCTATTCGGAATTGTGTGACAAGGTGGATGTGGAAGATGCAAGATACGTACTTCCTAATGCGTGTACGACGAATATTACTGTCACAATGAACGCAAGGGAACTATTTCATTTCTTTTCGCTCAGATGCTGCAACAGGGCCCAATGGGAAATAAGAGAAGTCGCTGATAGAATGCTCGCGGAGGTGAAGAAGGTCTCCCCCGTGATCTTTGAGAACGCGGGACCACCATGCGTCAGAGGCCCTTGTCCCGAAGGGCAGTTCAGTTGTGGTAAGCCACGGAGGGAGGAGTTGAAAAGACTTAAATAA